A part of Vigna radiata var. radiata cultivar VC1973A chromosome 11, Vradiata_ver6, whole genome shotgun sequence genomic DNA contains:
- the LOC106777621 gene encoding glutamate--glyoxylate aminotransferase 2 gives MPPKPLDYGSINENVKKSQYAVRGELYLRASELQKEGKKIIFTNVGNPHALGQRPLTFPRQVVALCQAPFLLDDPNVGLLFPADAIARAKHYLSLTSGGLGAYSDSRGLPGVRKEIAEFILKRDGYPSDPELIYLTDGASKGVMQILNTIIRGQDDGILVPVPQYPLYSATIALLGGTLVPYYLEETANWGLDVNDLRQSVEQARFRGITVKAMVIINPGNPTGQCLSEANLKEILQFCYQENLALLGDEVYQQNIYQDERPFISSKKVLNDLGPPISKEVQLISFHSVSKGYYGECGQRGGYFEMTNIPPETVDEIYKVASISLSPNVPAQIFMGVMINPLKPGDISYDQFVRESNGILESLRRRARIMTDGFNSCRNVVCNFTEGAMYSFPQIRLPPRAIDAAKQAGKVADVFYCLKLLEATGISTVPGSGFGQKEGVFHLRTTILPAEEDMPAIMDSFKKFNDEFMEQYEDNRGYSRL, from the exons ATGCCACCAAAGCCCTTAGACTACGGGTCAATAAATGAAAACGTGAAGAAGAGCCAATATGCTGTCAGAGGTGAATTATACCTTCGGGCTTCCGAGCTTCAGAAAGAGGGCAAAAAG ATTATATTTACTAATGTTGGCAACCCACATGCTTTGGGACAGAGACCACTGACTTTCCCTCGCCAG GTTGTTGCTTTGTGCCAAGCCCCATTCCTGCTTGATGATCCAAATGTTGGACTGCTATTCCCTGCTGATGCAATTGCAAGAGCTAAACACTATCTCTCATTGACCTCGGGTGGTCTAG GTGCTTATAGTGACTCACGAGGTCTTCCGGGAGTAAGGAAGGAAATAGCAGAGTTCATACTCAAGCGTGATGGGTATCCAAG TGATCCAGAGCTCATATATCTCACTGATGGTGCCAGCAAGGGGGTGATGCAGATATTAAATACTATCATCAGAGGTCAAGACGATGGG ATTTTGGTTCCAGTCCCACAATACCCTCTCTACTCAGCAACAATTGCTCTGCTTGGTGGTACCCTTGTTCCATACTACCTTGAAGAGACAGCAAATTGGGGTCTTGATGTTAATGACCTTCGTCAATCAGTTGAACAAGCTCGCTTTAGAGGAATAACT GTTAAAGCAATGGTCATCATAAATCCTGGAAATCCTACCGGTCAGTGCCTTAGTGAAGCTAATCTAAAAGAGATTTTGCAATTCTGTTATCAAGAAAATTTAGCCTTGCTTGGAGATGAGGTTTACCAGCAGAATATATATCAGGATGAACGACCCTTCATTAGTTCTAAAAAG GTTTTGAATGACTTGGGACCGCCTATAAGCAAGGAAGTCCAGCTTATTTCTTTTCACTCTGTATCAAAAGGTTATTATGGTGAATGTGGACAGAGGGGTGGATATTTTGAAATGACTAACATTCCCCCAGAG ACAGTTGATGAGATCTACAAGGTTGCGTCAATATCACTTAGTCCGAATGTTCCAGCACAAATATTT ATGGGAGTTATGATCAATCCACTTAAACCTGGAGATATTTCTTATGACCAGTTTGTTAGGGAGAG CAATGGAATACTTGAATCACTGAGAAGAAGAGCAAGGATAATGACTGATGGATTCAACAGTTGCAGAAATGTGGTTTGTAATTTTACTGAAG GTGCTATGTACTCTTTCCCTCAAATACGCTTGCCACCTAGAGCTATAGATGCTGCTAAACAGGCTGGAAAGGTTGCAGATGTTTTCTACTGCCTTAAGCTTTTGGAAGCTACTGGCATATCCACGGTCCCTGGTTCAGGATTTGGACAGAAAGAAGG GGTTTTCCATTTGAGGACAACTATTTTACCAGCTGAGGAAGACATGCCTGCTATTATGGATAGTTTCAAGAAGTTCAATGATGAATTCATGGAGCAATACGAAGACAATAGAGGTTATTCAAGGTTGTAA